The window AGTAGACCACCTCTATACATTTTATTGTTCCTACTGAATTAAAAACAGGTATAGAAAAACGTGTTATATGGTTTATAGGTTTATATTTAATAAAAAGCACTACTAAACGCCAATAAAAAAAACCGTTATATGGTAGTGCTATTTACGCTGTTAAAATATTGTATATTACTTCCAAATGGCGGTTTGTTGGAGGTCAACGTCGCCATGAAGTACATCATATACAATAAATTTCCTTACATTGGGTTCTTGTCAAAAAAAGTCGTCTATCTGCAATAGATAAGTACGTCCACCAATGTGGTTTTATAAATCATATAGATAGAATAACAGAAGCATGTAAACAGAGAAATAAATCTGTTTATATGCTTTTTTGGCTATTCAGAACTTTTTTACAAAGTTTATTTATCAGTAATGCAACAAATCCCCCTTTCACATTGGGACTAAGAGTGAAAGGAGATAAACGAGCAAGGCTCACTTCCTTTCCTAGACAGAAAGGGGGTGAGAAACATGAAACCATCTTCTTTTCAGACCACAATAGAAAATCAGTTTGACTATATCTGTAAACGTGCTATGGAAGACGAGCGAAAGAATTATATGCTTTATCTTTCAAGGATTGCAAAGCGTGAGGTGTCCTTTTCGGATGTTGGCGATTATCTTGTTAGCCAGTTTGCGACAACAGATAACTATTCAACTGACTTTCAGATTTTTACACTCAATGGGTTATCAGTAGGCGTTGAAAATGATTTGTTGAGTGAAGCATTACGTGAGTTGCCAGACAAGAAACGTGAAATTCTACTGCTGTTTTACTTTATGGACATGAGCGATTCAGAAATTGCAGACCTGTTGAAATTGAACCGTTCTACTGTCTATCGGCATAGAACCAGTGGACTAGCCTTAATTAAAAAGTTTATGGAGGAATTTGAAGAATGAAAACACAATATCCTATGATTCCCTTTCCTCTCATTGTAAAGGCAACAGATGGCGATACCGAAGCGATTAACCAGATTCTACATCATTACAGAGGGTACATAACGAAGCGTTCCCTACGACTTATGAAAGATGAATATGGCAATCAAAGTATGGTCGTTGATGAAGTCTTACGTGGAAGAATGGAAACCAGACTGATTACAAAGATTTTGTCATTTGAAATTAAGTAATATCCTCTCTCCTTTCGTGGAAGCGTGCTAAACCATTCCACGCTTCCCGAACAGGGAGGTTTGTTATTCCACCAAAGCATATTGAGCTTTCAATGTGTTTTGATAGGCTAACGAGCCATTGTTCTTTGAAAACTGAATAAAAGTAATCGAATACGTTTCGATAAGAAAAGAGCCAACGGAACTAACCGCCATGACCTATCTTATAAAGATAGCGAGCGATTCATGTTAGTGATCCGAGAAGCAATCTTTAGCAGGATTGCCTGCAACGACATTCTTATCGTGATAATGATACTCCCATACAGTCAATAGTCCGAGCGTGATAAAACCGTCGCAGGCAATGAGTATGGCTACATGAGAACCATGCAGGGGTGGAACTCCCGTGAGCTTTGCTAAAGCTGTTCGATTGCTGGTAAAACAACTTTTATGAAATCCAAATAAGTGATTTGGAAAGGAGGATTTTATGAAGCAGACTGACATTCCTATTTGGGAACGTTATACCCTAACCATTGAAGAAGCGTCAAAATATTTTCGTATTGGCGAAAACAAGCTACGACGCTTGGCAGAGGAAAATAAAAATGCAAATTGGCTGATTATGAATGGCAATCGTATTCAGATTAAACGAAAACAATTTGAAAAAATTATAGATACATTGGACGCAATCTAGCGTCGCCAAAGGGTCTTGTATATGATAAAATAGTATTAAGTCGTATCAAGGCTCTTTCCATAAAGGAAAGGAGCAAATGCCATGTCAGAAAAAAGACGTGACAATAAAGGTCGAATCTTAAAGACTGGAGAGAGCCAACGAAAAGACGGAAGATACTTATACAAATATATAGATTCATTTGGAGAACCGCAATTTGTTTACTCGTGGAAACTTGTGGCTACAGACCGAGTACCAGCAGGAAAGCGTGATTGTATCTCACTTAGAGAGAAAATCGCAGAGTTACAGAAAGACATTCATGATGGTATTGATGTTGTAGGAAAGAAAATGACACTCTGCCAGCTTTACGCAAAACAGAACGCTCAAAGACCAAAGGTTAGAAAAAACACTGAAACTGGACGC of the Veillonella parvula genome contains:
- a CDS encoding sigma-70 family RNA polymerase sigma factor; protein product: MKPSSFQTTIENQFDYICKRAMEDERKNYMLYLSRIAKREVSFSDVGDYLVSQFATTDNYSTDFQIFTLNGLSVGVENDLLSEALRELPDKKREILLLFYFMDMSDSEIADLLKLNRSTVYRHRTSGLALIKKFMEEFEE
- a CDS encoding helix-turn-helix domain-containing protein, which produces MKTQYPMIPFPLIVKATDGDTEAINQILHHYRGYITKRSLRLMKDEYGNQSMVVDEVLRGRMETRLITKILSFEIK
- a CDS encoding excisionase, which encodes MKQTDIPIWERYTLTIEEASKYFRIGENKLRRLAEENKNANWLIMNGNRIQIKRKQFEKIIDTLDAI